The following proteins are co-located in the Oncorhynchus keta strain PuntledgeMale-10-30-2019 unplaced genomic scaffold, Oket_V2 Un_contig_2021_pilon_pilon, whole genome shotgun sequence genome:
- the LOC127920668 gene encoding uncharacterized protein LOC127920668 isoform X19, with translation MSQDHSHILLSQLPSPLINSGHGCYTQLTTHQSGPNGLVLGRTQLTTHQSGPNGLVLGRTQLTTHQSGPNGLVLGRTQLTTHQSGPNGLVLGRTQLTTHQSGPNGLVLGRTQLTTHQSGPNGLVLGRTQLTTHQSGPNGLVLGRTQLTTHQSGPNGLVLGRTQLTTHQSGPNGLVLGRTQLTTHQSGPNGLVLGRTQLTTHQSGPNGLVLGRTQLTTHQSGPNGLVLGRTQLTTHQSGPNGLVLGRTQLTTHQSGPNGLVLGRTQLTTHQSGPNGLVLGRTQLTTHQSGPNGLVLGRTQLTTHQSGPNGLVLGRTQLTTHQSGPNGLVLGRTQLTTHQSGPNGLVLGRTQLTN, from the exons GTCACATTCTGCTGAGTCAACTTCCATCTCCTTTAATTAACTCTGGACATGGCTGTTACACCCAACTGACTACGCACCAATCAGGTCCTAACGGCCTGGTCCTTGGTAGAACCCAACTGActacacaccaatcaggtcctAACGGCCTGGTCCTTGGTAGAACCCAACTGActacacaccaatcaggtcctaatggtctggtccTTGGTAGAACCCAACTGACTACACACCAATCAG gtcctaatggtctggtccTTGGTAGAACCCAACTGACTACACACCAATCAG gtcctAACGGTCTGGTCCTTGGTAGAACCCAACTGActacacaccaatcaggtcctaatggtctggtccttggtagaacccaactgactacacaccaatcaggtcctaatggtctggtccTTGGTAGAACCCAACTGACTACACACCAATCAG gtcctaatggtctggtccTTGGTAGAACCCAACTGACTACACACCAATCAG gtcctAACGGTCTGGTCCTTGGTAGAACCCAACTGActacacaccaatcaggtcctAACGGTCTGGTCCTTGGTAGAACCCAACTGActacacaccaatcaggtcctAACGGTCTGGTCCTTGGTAGAACCCAACTGACTACACACCAATCAG gtcctAACGGTCTGGTCCTTGGTAGAACCCAACTGACTACACACCAATCAG GTCCTAACGGCCTGGTCCTTGGTAGAACCCAACTGActacacaccaatcaggtcctAACGGTCTGGTCCTTGGTAGAACCCAACTGActacacaccaatcaggtcctAACGGCCTGGTCCTTGGTAGAACCCAACTGActacacaccaatcaggtcctAACGGCCTGGTCCTTGGTAGAACCCAACTGACTACGCACCAATCAG gtcctaatggtctggtccttggtagaacccaactgactacacaccaatcag gtcctaatggtctggtccTTGGTAGAACCCAACTGACTACACACCAATCAG gtcctaatggtctggtccttggtagaacccaactgactaactga
- the LOC127920668 gene encoding uncharacterized protein LOC127920668 isoform X8 encodes MSQDHSHILLSQLPSPLINSGHGCYTQLTTHQSGPNGLVLGRTQLTTHQSGPNGLVLGRTQLTTHQSGPNGLVLGRTQLTTHQSGPNGLVLGRTQLTTHQSGPNGLVLGRTQLTTHQSGPNGLVLGRTQLTTHQSGPNGLVLGRTQLTTHQSGPNGLVLGRTQLTTHQSGPNGLVLGRTQLTTHQSGPNGLVLGRTQLTTHQSGPNGLVLGRTQLTTHQSGPNGLVLGRTQLTTHQSGPNGLVLGRTQLTTHQSGPNGLVLGRTQLTTHQSGPNGLVLGRTQLTTHQSGPNGLVLGRTQLTTHQSGPNGLVLGRTQLTTHQSGPNGLVLGRTQLTTHQSGPNGLVLGRTQLTTHQSGPNGLVLGRTQLTTHQSGPNGLVLGRTQLTN; translated from the exons GTCACATTCTGCTGAGTCAACTTCCATCTCCTTTAATTAACTCTGGACATGGCTGTTACACCCAACTGACTACGCACCAATCAGGTCCTAACGGCCTGGTCCTTGGTAGAACCCAACTGActacacaccaatcaggtcctAACGGCCTGGTCCTTGGTAGAACCCAACTGActacacaccaatcaggtcctaatggtctggtccTTGGTAGAACCCAACTGACTACACACCAATCAG gtcctaatggtctggtccTTGGTAGAACCCAACTGACTACACACCAATCAG gtcctAACGGTCTGGTCCTTGGTAGAACCCAACTGActacacaccaatcaggtcctaatggtctggtccttggtagaacccaactgactacacaccaatcaggtcctaatggtctggtccTTGGTAGAACCCAACTGACTACACACCAATCAG gtcctaatggtctggtccTTGGTAGAACCCAACTGACTACACACCAATCAG gtcctAACGGTCTGGTCCTTGGTAGAACCCAACTGActacacaccaatcaggtcctAACGGTCTGGTCCTTGGTAGAACCCAACTGACTACACACCAATCAG gtcctAACGGTCTGGTCCTTGGTAGAACCCAACTGACTACACACCAATCAG GTCCTAACGGCCTGGTCCTTGGTAGAACCCAACTGActacacaccaatcaggtcctAACGGTCTGGTCCTTGGTAGAACCCAACTGActacacaccaatcaggtcctAACGGCCTGGTCCTTGGTAGAACCCAACTGActacacaccaatcaggtcctAACGGCCTGGTCCTTGGTAGAACCCAACTGACTACGCACCAATCAGGTCCTAACGGCCTGGTCCTTGGTAGAACCCAACTGACTACACACCAATCAG gtcctaatggtctggtccttggtagaacccaactgactacacaccaatcaggtcctaatggtctggtccttggtagaacccaactgactacacaccaatcaggtcctaatggtctagTCCTTGGTAGAACCCAACTGACTACACACCAATCAG gtcctaatggtctggtccTTGGTAGAACCCAACTGACTACACACCAATCAG gtcctaatggtctggtccttggtagaacccaactgactaactga
- the LOC127920668 gene encoding uncharacterized protein LOC127920668 isoform X16 has protein sequence MSQDHSHILLSQLPSPLINSGHGCYTQLTTHQSGPNGLVLGRTQLTTHQSGPNGLVLGRTQLTTHQSGPNGLVLGRTQLTTHQSGPNGLVLGRTQLTTHQSGPNGLVLGRTQLTTHQSGPNGLVLGRTQLTTHQSGPNGLVLGRTQLTTHQSGPNGLVLGRTQLTTHQSGPNGLVLGRTQLTTHQSGPNGLVLGRTQLTTHQSGPNGLVLGRTQLTTHQSGPNGLVLGRTQLTTHQSGPNGLVLGRTQLTTHQSGPNGLVLGRTQLTTHQSGPNGLVLGRTQLTTHQSGPNGLVLGRTQLTTHQSGPNGLVLGRTQLTTHQSGPNGLVLGRTQLTTHQSGPNGLVLGRTQLTTHQSGPNGLVLGRTQLTN, from the exons GTCACATTCTGCTGAGTCAACTTCCATCTCCTTTAATTAACTCTGGACATGGCTGTTACACCCAACTGACTACGCACCAATCAGGTCCTAACGGCCTGGTCCTTGGTAGAACCCAACTGActacacaccaatcaggtcctAACGGCCTGGTCCTTGGTAGAACCCAACTGActacacaccaatcaggtcctaatggtctggtccTTGGTAGAACCCAACTGACTACACACCAATCAG gtcctaatggtctggtccTTGGTAGAACCCAACTGACTACACACCAATCAG gtcctAACGGTCTGGTCCTTGGTAGAACCCAACTGActacacaccaatcaggtcctaatggtctggtccttggtagaacccaactgactacacaccaatcaggtcctaatggtctggtccTTGGTAGAACCCAACTGACTACACACCAATCAG gtcctaatggtctggtccTTGGTAGAACCCAACTGACTACACACCAATCAG gtcctAACGGTCTGGTCCTTGGTAGAACCCAACTGActacacaccaatcaggtcctAACGGTCTGGTCCTTGGTAGAACCCAACTGActacacaccaatcaggtcctAACGGTCTGGTCCTTGGTAGAACCCAACTGACTACACACCAATCAG gtcctAACGGTCTGGTCCTTGGTAGAACCCAACTGACTACACACCAATCAG gtcctAACGGTCTGGTCCTTGGTAGAACCCAACTGActacacaccaatcag gtcctAACGGCCTGGTCCTTGGTAGAACCCAACTGACTACGCACCAATCAGGTCCTAACGGCCTGGTCCTTGGTAGAACCCAACTGACTACACACCAATCAG gtcctaatggtctggtccttggtagaacccaactgactacacaccaatcaggtcctaatggtctggtccttggtagaacccaactgactacacaccaatcaggtcctaatggtctagTCCTTGGTAGAACCCAACTGACTACACACCAATCAG gtcctaatggtctggtccTTGGTAGAACCCAACTGACTACACACCAATCAG gtcctaatggtctggtccttggtagaacccaactgactaactga
- the LOC127920668 gene encoding uncharacterized protein LOC127920668 isoform X6, translating to MSQDHSHILLSQLPSPLINSGHGCYTQLTTHQSGPNGLVLGRTQLTTHQSGPNGLVLGRTQLTTHQSGPNGLVLGRTQLTTHQSGPNGLVLGRTQLTTHQSGPNGLVLGRTQLTTHQSGPNGLVLGRTQLTTHQSGPNGLVLGRTQLTTHQSGPNGLVLGRTQLTTHQSGPNGLVLGRTQLTTHQSGPNGLVLGRTQLTTHQSGPNGLVLGRTQLTTHQSGPNGLVLGRTQLTTHQSGPNGLVLGRTQLTTHQSGPNGLVLGRTQLTTHQSGPNGLVLGRTQLTTHQSGPNGLVLGRTQLTTHQSGPNGLVLGRTQLTTHQSGPNGLVLGRTQLTTHQSGPNGLVLGRTQLTTHQSGPNGLVLGRTQLTTHQSGPNGLVLGRTQLTN from the exons GTCACATTCTGCTGAGTCAACTTCCATCTCCTTTAATTAACTCTGGACATGGCTGTTACACCCAACTGACTACGCACCAATCAGGTCCTAACGGCCTGGTCCTTGGTAGAACCCAACTGActacacaccaatcaggtcctAACGGCCTGGTCCTTGGTAGAACCCAACTGActacacaccaatcaggtcctaatggtctggtccTTGGTAGAACCCAACTGACTACACACCAATCAG gtcctaatggtctggtccTTGGTAGAACCCAACTGACTACACACCAATCAG gtcctAACGGTCTGGTCCTTGGTAGAACCCAACTGActacacaccaatcaggtcctaatggtctggtccttggtagaacccaactgactacacaccaatcaggtcctaatggtctggtccTTGGTAGAACCCAACTGACTACACACCAATCAG gtcctaatggtctggtccTTGGTAGAACCCAACTGACTACACACCAATCAG gtcctAACGGTCTGGTCCTTGGTAGAACCCAACTGActacacaccaatcaggtcctAACGGTCTGGTCCTTGGTAGAACCCAACTGActacacaccaatcaggtcctAACGGTCTGGTCCTTGGTAGAACCCAACTGACTACACACCAATCAG gtcctAACGGTCTGGTCCTTGGTAGAACCCAACTGACTACACACCAATCAG gtcctAACGGTCTGGTCCTTGGTAGAACCCAACTGActacacaccaatcaggtcctAACGGCCTGGTCCTTGGTAGAACCCAACTGActacacaccaatcaggtcctAACGGCCTGGTCCTTGGTAGAACCCAACTGACTACGCACCAATCAGGTCCTAACGGCCTGGTCCTTGGTAGAACCCAACTGACTACACACCAATCAG gtcctaatggtctggtccttggtagaacccaactgactacacaccaatcaggtcctaatggtctggtccttggtagaacccaactgactacacaccaatcaggtcctaatggtctagTCCTTGGTAGAACCCAACTGACTACACACCAATCAG gtcctaatggtctggtccTTGGTAGAACCCAACTGACTACACACCAATCAG gtcctaatggtctggtccttggtagaacccaactgactaactga
- the LOC127920668 gene encoding uncharacterized protein LOC127920668 isoform X2, which yields MSQDHSHILLSQLPSPLINSGHGCYTQLTTHQSGPNGLVLGRTQLTTHQSGPNGLVLGRTQLTTHQSGPNGLVLGRTQLTTHQSGPNGLVLGRTQLTTHQSGPNGLVLGRTQLTTHQSGPNGLVLGRTQLTTHQSGPNGLVLGRTQLTTHQSGPNGLVLGRTQLTTHQSGPNGLVLGRTQLTTHQSGPNGLVLGRTQLTTHQSGPNGLVLGRTQLTTHQSGPNGLVLGRTQLTTHQSGPNGLVLGRTQLTTHQSGPNGLVLGRTQLTTHQSGPNGLVLGRTQLTTHQSGPNGLVLGRTQLTTHQSGPNGLVLGRTQLTTHQSGPNGLVLGRTQLTTHQSGPNGLVLGRTQLTTHQSGPNGLVLGRTQLTTHQSGPNGLVLGRTQLTN from the exons GTCACATTCTGCTGAGTCAACTTCCATCTCCTTTAATTAACTCTGGACATGGCTGTTACACCCAACTGACTACGCACCAATCAGGTCCTAACGGCCTGGTCCTTGGTAGAACCCAACTGActacacaccaatcaggtcctAACGGCCTGGTCCTTGGTAGAACCCAACTGActacacaccaatcaggtcctaatggtctggtccTTGGTAGAACCCAACTGACTACACACCAATCAG gtcctaatggtctggtccTTGGTAGAACCCAACTGACTACACACCAATCAG gtcctAACGGTCTGGTCCTTGGTAGAACCCAACTGActacacaccaatcaggtcctaatggtctggtccttggtagaacccaactgactacacaccaatcaggtcctaatggtctggtccTTGGTAGAACCCAACTGACTACACACCAATCAG gtcctaatggtctggtccTTGGTAGAACCCAACTGACTACACACCAATCAG gtcctAACGGTCTGGTCCTTGGTAGAACCCAACTGActacacaccaatcaggtcctAACGGTCTGGTCCTTGGTAGAACCCAACTGActacacaccaatcaggtcctAACGGTCTGGTCCTTGGTAGAACCCAACTGACTACACACCAATCAG gtcctAACGGTCTGGTCCTTGGTAGAACCCAACTGACTACACACCAATCAG GTCCTAACGGCCTGGTCCTTGGTAGAACCCAACTGActacacaccaatcaggtcctAACGGTCTGGTCCTTGGTAGAACCCAACTGActacacaccaatcaggtcctAACGGCCTGGTCCTTGGTAGAACCCAACTGActacacaccaatcaggtcctAACGGCCTGGTCCTTGGTAGAACCCAACTGACTACGCACCAATCAG gtcctaatggtctggtccttggtagaacccaactgactacacaccaatcaggtcctaatggtctggtccttggtagaacccaactgactacacaccaatcaggtcctaatggtctagTCCTTGGTAGAACCCAACTGACTACACACCAATCAG gtcctaatggtctggtccTTGGTAGAACCCAACTGACTACACACCAATCAG gtcctaatggtctggtccttggtagaacccaactgactaactga
- the LOC127920668 gene encoding uncharacterized protein LOC127920668 isoform X21 gives MSQDHSHILLSQLPSPLINSGHGCYTQLTTHQSGPNGLVLGRTQLTTHQSGPNGLVLGRTQLTTHQSGPNGLVLGRTQLTTHQSGPNGLVLGRTQLTTHQSGPNGLVLGRTQLTTHQSGPNGLVLGRTQLTTHQSGPNGLVLGRTQLTTHQSGPNGLVLGRTQLTTHQSGPNGLVLGRTQLTTHQSGPNGLVLGRTQLTTHQSGPNGLVLGRTQLTTHQSGPNGLVLGRTQLTTHQSGPNGLVLGRTQLTTHQSGPNGLVLGRTQLTTHQSGPNGLVLGRTQLTTHQSGPNGLVLGRTQLTTHQSGPNGLVLGRTQLTTHQSGPNGLVLGRTQLTTHQSGPNGLVLGRTQLTN, from the exons GTCACATTCTGCTGAGTCAACTTCCATCTCCTTTAATTAACTCTGGACATGGCTGTTACACCCAACTGACTACGCACCAATCAGGTCCTAACGGCCTGGTCCTTGGTAGAACCCAACTGActacacaccaatcaggtcctAACGGCCTGGTCCTTGGTAGAACCCAACTGActacacaccaatcaggtcctaatggtctggtccTTGGTAGAACCCAACTGACTACACACCAATCAG gtcctaatggtctggtccTTGGTAGAACCCAACTGACTACACACCAATCAG gtcctAACGGTCTGGTCCTTGGTAGAACCCAACTGActacacaccaatcaggtcctaatggtctggtccttggtagaacccaactgactacacaccaatcaggtcctaatggtctggtccTTGGTAGAACCCAACTGACTACACACCAATCAG gtcctaatggtctggtccTTGGTAGAACCCAACTGACTACACACCAATCAG gtcctAACGGTCTGGTCCTTGGTAGAACCCAACTGActacacaccaatcaggtcctAACGGTCTGGTCCTTGGTAGAACCCAACTGActacacaccaatcaggtcctAACGGTCTGGTCCTTGGTAGAACCCAACTGACTACACACCAATCAG gtcctAACGGTCTGGTCCTTGGTAGAACCCAACTGACTACACACCAATCAG GTCCTAACGGCCTGGTCCTTGGTAGAACCCAACTGActacacaccaatcag GTCCTAACGGCCTGGTCCTTGGTAGAACCCAACTGACTACACACCAATCAG gtcctaatggtctggtccttggtagaacccaactgactacacaccaatcaggtcctaatggtctggtccttggtagaacccaactgactacacaccaatcaggtcctaatggtctagTCCTTGGTAGAACCCAACTGACTACACACCAATCAG gtcctaatggtctggtccTTGGTAGAACCCAACTGACTACACACCAATCAG gtcctaatggtctggtccttggtagaacccaactgactaactga
- the LOC127920668 gene encoding uncharacterized protein LOC127920668 isoform X34, producing MSQDHSHILLSQLPSPLINSGHGCYTQLTTHQSGPNGLVLGRTQLTTHQSGPNGLVLGRTQLTTHQSGPNGLVLGRTQLTTHQSGPNGLVLGRTQLTTHQSGPNGLVLGRTQLTTHQSGPNGLVLGRTQLTTHQSGPNGLVLGRTQLTTHQSGPNGLVLGRTQLTTHQSGPNGLVLGRTQLTTHQSGPNGLVLGRTQLTTHQSGPNGLVLGRTQLTTHQSGPNGLVLGRTQLTTHQSGPNGLVLGRTQLTTHQSGPNGLVLGRTQLTTHQSGPNGLVLGRTQLTTHQSGPNGLVLGRTQLTN from the exons GTCACATTCTGCTGAGTCAACTTCCATCTCCTTTAATTAACTCTGGACATGGCTGTTACACCCAACTGACTACGCACCAATCAGGTCCTAACGGCCTGGTCCTTGGTAGAACCCAACTGActacacaccaatcaggtcctAACGGCCTGGTCCTTGGTAGAACCCAACTGActacacaccaatcaggtcctaatggtctggtccTTGGTAGAACCCAACTGACTACACACCAATCAG gtcctaatggtctggtccTTGGTAGAACCCAACTGACTACACACCAATCAG gtcctAACGGTCTGGTCCTTGGTAGAACCCAACTGActacacaccaatcaggtcctaatggtctggtccttggtagaacccaactgactacacaccaatcaggtcctaatggtctggtccTTGGTAGAACCCAACTGACTACACACCAATCAG gtcctaatggtctggtccTTGGTAGAACCCAACTGACTACACACCAATCAG gtcctAACGGTCTGGTCCTTGGTAGAACCCAACTGActacacaccaatcaggtcctAACGGTCTGGTCCTTGGTAGAACCCAACTGActacacaccaatcaggtcctAACGGTCTGGTCCTTGGTAGAACCCAACTGACTACACACCAATCAG gtcctAACGGTCTGGTCCTTGGTAGAACCCAACTGACTACACACCAATCAG GTCCTAACGGCCTGGTCCTTGGTAGAACCCAACTGActacacaccaatcag gtcctAACGGCCTGGTCCTTGGTAGAACCCAACTGActacacaccaatcag gtcctaatggtctggtccTTGGTAGAACCCAACTGACTACACACCAATCAG gtcctaatggtctggtccttggtagaacccaactgactaactga
- the LOC127920668 gene encoding uncharacterized protein LOC127920668 isoform X7: MSQDHSHILLSQLPSPLINSGHGCYTQLTTHQSGPNGLVLGRTQLTTHQSGPNGLVLGRTQLTTHQSGPNGLVLGRTQLTTHQSGPNGLVLGRTQLTTHQSGPNGLVLGRTQLTTHQSGPNGLVLGRTQLTTHQSGPNGLVLGRTQLTTHQSGPNGLVLGRTQLTTHQSGPNGLVLGRTQLTTHQSGPNGLVLGRTQLTTHQSGPNGLVLGRTQLTTHQSGPNGLVLGRTQLTTHQSGPNGLVLGRTQLTTHQSGPNGLVLGRTQLTTHQSGPNGLVLGRTQLTTHQSGPNGLVLGRTQLTTHQSGPNGLVLGRTQLTTHQSGPNGLVLGRTQLTTHQSGPNGLVLGRTQLTTHQSGPNGLVLGRTQLTTHQSGPNGLVLGRTQLTN, translated from the exons GTCACATTCTGCTGAGTCAACTTCCATCTCCTTTAATTAACTCTGGACATGGCTGTTACACCCAACTGACTACGCACCAATCAGGTCCTAACGGCCTGGTCCTTGGTAGAACCCAACTGActacacaccaatcaggtcctAACGGCCTGGTCCTTGGTAGAACCCAACTGActacacaccaatcaggtcctaatggtctggtccTTGGTAGAACCCAACTGACTACACACCAATCAG gtcctaatggtctggtccTTGGTAGAACCCAACTGACTACACACCAATCAG gtcctAACGGTCTGGTCCTTGGTAGAACCCAACTGActacacaccaatcaggtcctaatggtctggtccttggtagaacccaactgactacacaccaatcaggtcctaatggtctggtccTTGGTAGAACCCAACTGACTACACACCAATCAG gtcctaatggtctggtccTTGGTAGAACCCAACTGACTACACACCAATCAG gtcctAACGGTCTGGTCCTTGGTAGAACCCAACTGActacacaccaatcaggtcctAACGGTCTGGTCCTTGGTAGAACCCAACTGActacacaccaatcaggtcctAACGGTCTGGTCCTTGGTAGAACCCAACTGACTACACACCAATCAG gtcctAACGGTCTGGTCCTTGGTAGAACCCAACTGACTACACACCAATCAG GTCCTAACGGCCTGGTCCTTGGTAGAACCCAACTGActacacaccaatcaggtcctAACGGTCTGGTCCTTGGTAGAACCCAACTGActacacaccaatcaggtcctAACGGCCTGGTCCTTGGTAGAACCCAACTGActacacaccaatcag GTCCTAACGGCCTGGTCCTTGGTAGAACCCAACTGACTACACACCAATCAG gtcctaatggtctggtccttggtagaacccaactgactacacaccaatcaggtcctaatggtctggtccttggtagaacccaactgactacacaccaatcaggtcctaatggtctagTCCTTGGTAGAACCCAACTGACTACACACCAATCAG gtcctaatggtctggtccTTGGTAGAACCCAACTGACTACACACCAATCAG gtcctaatggtctggtccttggtagaacccaactgactaactga
- the LOC127920668 gene encoding uncharacterized protein LOC127920668 isoform X28 has translation MSQDHSHILLSQLPSPLINSGHGCYTQLTTHQSGPNGLVLGRTQLTTHQSGPNGLVLGRTQLTTHQSGPNGLVLGRTQLTTHQSGPNGLVLGRTQLTTHQSGPNGLVLGRTQLTTHQSGPNGLVLGRTQLTTHQSGPNGLVLGRTQLTTHQSGPNGLVLGRTQLTTHQSGPNGLVLGRTQLTTHQSGPNGLVLGRTQLTTHQSGPNGLVLGRTQLTTHQSGPNGLVLGRTQLTTHQSGPNGLVLGRTQLTTHQSGPNGLVLGRTQLTTHQSGPNGLVLGRTQLTTHQSGPNGLVLGRTQLTTHQSGPNGLVLGRTQLTTHQSGPNGLVLGRTQLTN, from the exons GTCACATTCTGCTGAGTCAACTTCCATCTCCTTTAATTAACTCTGGACATGGCTGTTACACCCAACTGACTACGCACCAATCAGGTCCTAACGGCCTGGTCCTTGGTAGAACCCAACTGActacacaccaatcaggtcctAACGGCCTGGTCCTTGGTAGAACCCAACTGActacacaccaatcaggtcctaatggtctggtccTTGGTAGAACCCAACTGACTACACACCAATCAG gtcctaatggtctggtccTTGGTAGAACCCAACTGACTACACACCAATCAG gtcctAACGGTCTGGTCCTTGGTAGAACCCAACTGActacacaccaatcaggtcctaatggtctggtccttggtagaacccaactgactacacaccaatcaggtcctaatggtctggtccTTGGTAGAACCCAACTGACTACACACCAATCAG gtcctaatggtctggtccTTGGTAGAACCCAACTGACTACACACCAATCAG gtcctAACGGTCTGGTCCTTGGTAGAACCCAACTGActacacaccaatcaggtcctAACGGTCTGGTCCTTGGTAGAACCCAACTGActacacaccaatcaggtcctAACGGTCTGGTCCTTGGTAGAACCCAACTGACTACACACCAATCAG gtcctAACGGTCTGGTCCTTGGTAGAACCCAACTGACTACACACCAATCAG GTCCTAACGGCCTGGTCCTTGGTAGAACCCAACTGActacacaccaatcaggtcctAACGGTCTGGTCCTTGGTAGAACCCAACTGActacacaccaatcaggtcctAACGGCCTGGTCCTTGGTAGAACCCAACTGActacacaccaatcaggtcctAACGGCCTGGTCCTTGGTAGAACCCAACTGACTACGCACCAATCAG gtcctaatggtctggtccttggtagaacccaactgactacacaccaatcag gtcctaatggtctggtccttggtagaacccaactgactaactga